The proteins below come from a single Arthrobacter crystallopoietes genomic window:
- a CDS encoding M20 family metallo-hydrolase, with the protein MSATIVEPNPAAFTGDDAKFIEDFATLCTFGATANGGVHRLAGSAADGEQRTWLTRLLEQHGFRVEFDRIGNQFGLLELVPGAPYVLVGSHLDSQPTAGRYDGAYGVLAAAHAAIRVAAHSENGTSKPQYNLAVVNWFNEEGARFKPSMMGSSVYTGKLALEDALTTADPAGVTVGEALESIGCLGTGGGPEAAYCAEIHIEQGRSMEREGVTIGVVDSNWAANKYQLVVHGEQAHTGSTVIADRRDALLGASMLVVAAREIADRFPGVLHTSVGQLDVYPNSPVVVPSKVTLLLDLRSADEEVLAQADQLLHDRMAEIERLANVSVEKTSSHCWPVTPYQPEGVELSEKVAVDLGLPYGRVKTLAGHDSTNMKDIVPTVMLFVPSVEGISHNEHEYTRDEDIVAGLHVLTAVVQRLAEGELDGK; encoded by the coding sequence ATGAGTGCCACCATCGTTGAACCCAACCCGGCAGCCTTCACCGGCGACGACGCGAAGTTCATTGAAGACTTCGCTACCCTGTGCACGTTCGGCGCCACCGCGAACGGCGGCGTGCACCGGCTGGCCGGCAGTGCGGCCGACGGCGAACAGCGTACCTGGCTGACCCGGCTGCTCGAACAGCACGGCTTCCGCGTGGAGTTCGACCGGATCGGCAACCAGTTCGGCCTGCTCGAACTGGTCCCCGGCGCGCCCTACGTCCTGGTCGGTTCACACCTCGATTCGCAGCCGACGGCAGGCCGGTACGACGGCGCGTACGGTGTCCTCGCCGCGGCCCACGCCGCCATCCGGGTCGCCGCCCACAGCGAAAACGGGACGTCGAAGCCGCAGTACAACCTCGCCGTCGTCAATTGGTTCAACGAGGAAGGCGCCCGCTTCAAGCCCTCGATGATGGGCAGCTCCGTTTACACCGGAAAGCTTGCGCTCGAGGATGCGCTAACGACGGCGGACCCGGCCGGCGTCACGGTAGGGGAGGCGCTGGAGTCCATCGGCTGCCTTGGCACCGGCGGCGGGCCTGAAGCCGCCTACTGCGCGGAAATCCATATCGAGCAGGGCCGCAGCATGGAGCGCGAGGGCGTCACTATCGGCGTGGTCGATTCGAACTGGGCCGCCAACAAGTACCAACTGGTGGTGCACGGCGAGCAGGCGCACACCGGATCCACAGTGATCGCCGACCGCCGGGACGCGCTGCTCGGTGCCTCGATGCTGGTGGTTGCCGCCCGGGAGATCGCGGACCGGTTCCCCGGGGTCCTCCACACCTCGGTGGGCCAGCTGGACGTCTACCCCAACTCGCCCGTCGTCGTGCCCTCGAAGGTGACGCTGCTGCTGGACCTGCGCTCGGCGGACGAGGAAGTGCTGGCCCAGGCGGATCAGCTGCTCCATGACCGGATGGCCGAGATCGAGCGGCTGGCCAACGTCTCCGTGGAGAAGACCTCCTCGCACTGCTGGCCGGTCACCCCGTACCAGCCGGAGGGCGTGGAACTCTCGGAGAAGGTTGCCGTGGACTTGGGGCTGCCGTACGGACGGGTCAAGACCCTGGCCGGGCACGATTCCACCAACATGAAGGACATCGTCCCCACGGTCATGCTGTTCGTCCCGTCGGTGGAGGGCATCTCGCACAACGAGCACGAGTACACCCGGGATGAGGACATCGTCGCCGGCCTGCACGTGCTCACCGCCGTGGTGCAGCGGCTGGCCGAGGGGGAACTGGACGGGAAGTAG
- a CDS encoding potassium channel family protein has protein sequence MARIPFPARSFDRIAEADSVVVIGLGRFGGSLALELESLGTQVLGIDDSEETVQSFNGLLTHVVRADATKDEVLRQLSVPEFDRAVVGIGTDVEASILTTSRLLKFAKPGIWAKAISEPHAEILEQLGVHHVIRPEHDMGRRVAHLVRGAMLDYVEFEDNFVMIRTTPPAVAQDRPLEVLQLRSKYDITVVAVKRKGGQWEHTTPQTVLYDDDQVIVQGAKDKAEAFSALV, from the coding sequence TTGGCTAGGATCCCCTTCCCCGCACGATCCTTCGACCGGATCGCCGAGGCGGACTCCGTCGTCGTTATCGGTTTGGGCCGCTTCGGCGGCTCGCTGGCCCTGGAGCTTGAGTCCCTGGGCACCCAGGTCCTGGGCATCGACGACAGCGAAGAGACCGTCCAGTCCTTCAATGGGCTGCTCACCCACGTTGTCCGCGCCGACGCAACCAAAGACGAAGTGCTGCGGCAGCTCTCCGTGCCCGAGTTCGACCGCGCCGTGGTGGGGATCGGCACCGATGTGGAGGCCAGCATCCTCACCACATCCCGGCTCCTGAAATTCGCCAAACCCGGAATCTGGGCCAAAGCCATCAGCGAACCGCACGCCGAGATCCTCGAACAACTCGGGGTGCACCATGTGATTCGGCCCGAGCACGACATGGGCCGCCGGGTGGCGCACCTCGTCCGGGGAGCGATGCTGGACTATGTCGAGTTCGAAGACAATTTCGTCATGATCCGCACCACCCCGCCGGCTGTGGCACAGGACCGCCCACTGGAGGTACTGCAGCTTCGCTCAAAATACGACATCACCGTGGTCGCTGTTAAGCGCAAGGGCGGACAATGGGAACACACAACCCCGCAGACCGTGCTCTACGACGACGACCAAGTCATCGTCCAGGGAGCAAAGGACAAAGCCGAAGCATTCAGCGCCCTCGTCTGA
- a CDS encoding TrkH family potassium uptake protein gives MQRVRPRHPAQVIALGFVGAILAGTAVLMLPMSRQGPGGATFLEALFTATSAVCVTGLIVVDTPVYWTTFGHVVIMVLIQLGGFGVMSFGALLGVLMAGRLGLRARISAAAETKSAGFGDVRRVLLGVLKISLITETVLAVILTLRFITGYGYPPGEALWHGVFHSVSSFNNAGFALYSDSLMGFVADPWICLPIAAAVIVGGLGFPVLFELARHYRRPIHWSMNTKLVLMGSAILLAGGSVFITAVEWTNRATLGALDPGTRVLAGFFQSVITRTAGFNSIDIGQMNPVSWLGIDIMMFIGGGPAGTAGGLKITTFAVLYFILYTEIRGEAAVNIFGKRLSRSVHRQAMTVVLLAIALVVTATMALMFLSDAGMEKLLFEAVSAFATVGLSTGITASLPPAGQVILIILMFVGRLGPVTLASALALRSRPILYEFPKERPLIG, from the coding sequence CTGCAACGGGTACGTCCGCGGCATCCGGCGCAGGTCATAGCCCTCGGCTTTGTCGGCGCGATCCTGGCCGGCACCGCAGTGCTAATGTTGCCGATGTCCAGGCAGGGCCCAGGCGGCGCCACGTTCCTTGAAGCGCTGTTCACGGCGACCTCTGCGGTCTGCGTGACCGGGCTAATCGTCGTGGACACGCCGGTCTACTGGACAACGTTCGGGCACGTCGTGATCATGGTGCTGATCCAGCTGGGCGGTTTCGGGGTGATGTCCTTCGGGGCGCTGCTGGGCGTGCTGATGGCCGGGCGGCTGGGACTGCGCGCGCGAATTTCGGCGGCGGCAGAGACCAAGAGCGCTGGCTTCGGCGACGTCCGGCGCGTGCTGCTCGGTGTCCTGAAGATCAGCCTGATCACCGAAACCGTGCTGGCCGTGATACTCACCCTGCGCTTCATCACCGGATACGGTTACCCGCCCGGCGAGGCCCTCTGGCACGGTGTGTTCCACTCGGTGTCTTCGTTCAACAACGCAGGTTTCGCGCTGTATTCGGACAGCTTGATGGGCTTCGTCGCGGATCCGTGGATCTGTCTGCCGATCGCCGCGGCGGTTATCGTTGGAGGGCTCGGCTTCCCGGTTCTGTTCGAGCTGGCGCGTCACTACCGGCGTCCGATCCACTGGTCCATGAACACAAAGCTGGTGCTGATGGGCTCGGCGATCCTATTGGCCGGAGGGTCGGTCTTCATCACCGCGGTGGAGTGGACGAACCGGGCGACGCTCGGCGCACTGGATCCAGGCACGCGGGTTCTGGCCGGGTTTTTCCAATCCGTCATAACCCGCACAGCAGGTTTCAACAGCATCGACATCGGCCAGATGAACCCGGTGTCTTGGCTTGGCATAGACATCATGATGTTCATCGGCGGCGGCCCGGCGGGTACGGCGGGCGGCCTGAAGATCACCACCTTCGCCGTGCTCTACTTCATCCTCTACACCGAGATCCGGGGCGAAGCCGCTGTAAACATCTTCGGCAAGCGGCTCTCCCGTTCGGTGCACCGCCAGGCCATGACCGTGGTGCTGCTGGCCATCGCCTTGGTCGTCACAGCCACCATGGCCCTGATGTTTCTCTCCGACGCCGGCATGGAGAAACTGCTGTTCGAAGCCGTCTCCGCATTCGCCACCGTGGGCCTGTCCACCGGCATCACCGCCTCGCTGCCGCCGGCCGGACAGGTCATCCTGATCATCCTGATGTTCGTCGGCCGACTCGGCCCGGTCACGCTGGCCTCCGCGCTGGCGCTGCGCTCACGGCCGATCCTGTACGAATTCCCGAAAGAAAGGCCCCTCATTGGCTAG